A single genomic interval of Streptomyces sp. BA2 harbors:
- a CDS encoding GntR family transcriptional regulator, which produces MAGSTADGTERVSLSAQAREAVRQRIVDRRYPLGSRLVEREVAEELRMSRVPVREAMRALVAEGLLELLPHSGVRVRRLERADVRHLYEVWEPLAVQASRLAARRVADSAPDEPSGLAALRATLHQAEQASDVDDGPREVAAHTAFHEGIVTLSGNPLLARTMEQLSWQLQLLFGMRAEPDHMRAQHDLIYRQIASGDEETAAASTLLHVRDSQAVALRSLFEGEPSS; this is translated from the coding sequence GTGGCGGGCAGTACGGCGGACGGTACGGAACGGGTTTCCTTGAGCGCCCAGGCGCGCGAGGCCGTCCGGCAGCGCATCGTGGACCGCCGCTATCCGCTCGGCTCGCGTCTCGTGGAGCGTGAGGTCGCCGAGGAGCTGCGGATGTCGCGCGTCCCCGTGCGGGAGGCGATGCGCGCGCTGGTCGCCGAGGGCCTGCTCGAACTCCTGCCGCACAGCGGGGTGCGGGTGCGCCGCCTGGAGCGTGCGGATGTGCGGCACTTGTACGAGGTGTGGGAGCCGCTCGCCGTCCAGGCGTCCCGGCTCGCCGCGCGCCGGGTGGCGGACAGCGCACCGGACGAGCCGTCGGGCCTCGCCGCGCTGCGGGCCACGCTCCACCAGGCCGAGCAGGCGTCGGACGTGGACGACGGACCGCGCGAGGTCGCCGCGCACACGGCCTTCCACGAGGGCATCGTGACCCTCTCCGGCAATCCGCTCCTCGCTCGCACGATGGAGCAGCTGAGCTGGCAGCTCCAGCTCCTGTTCGGCATGCGCGCCGAGCCGGACCACATGCGGGCCCAACACGACCTGATCTACCGCCAGATCGCGTCGGGCGACGAGGAGACGGCGGCGGCGAGCACACTGCTGCACGTGCGGGACAGCCAGGCGGTGGCGCTGCGGTCGCTCTTCGAGGGAGAGCCTTCCTCCTGA
- a CDS encoding GvpL/GvpF family gas vesicle protein, whose protein sequence is MSTYIYGIIRSPHPNPPDGARNTNGIDGMDGIGEPPRPVRIVRRGELAALVSDAPGDLKPKQRDLLAHHNVLSEAGILGAVLPMRFGSLAPDDEAVLTVLAERADHYAERLCALDSRVEYNVKASHNERAVLHQVLAENPELRAMVEANQLAGGGDHEQKLQLGEKVSATVRAREAGDADHVRRALEPTAEAACPGPEGTGWLADISFLVHREAAAGFLSAVAELRVDQPHLDLRVRGPLPPYSFVDPGPAEPAG, encoded by the coding sequence GTGAGCACGTACATCTACGGCATCATCAGGAGTCCGCATCCGAATCCGCCGGACGGCGCGAGGAACACGAACGGCATAGATGGCATGGACGGCATCGGTGAACCGCCCCGCCCCGTCCGGATCGTGCGGCGCGGCGAGCTCGCCGCGCTGGTCAGCGACGCTCCCGGGGACCTGAAGCCCAAGCAGCGCGATCTGCTCGCGCACCACAACGTCCTGTCCGAGGCGGGCATCCTGGGCGCCGTGCTCCCGATGCGTTTCGGCAGCCTCGCGCCCGACGACGAGGCGGTCCTGACCGTACTCGCGGAGCGGGCCGACCACTACGCGGAGCGGCTGTGCGCCCTGGACAGCAGGGTCGAGTACAACGTGAAGGCCTCGCACAACGAACGGGCCGTCCTGCATCAGGTCCTCGCCGAGAACCCGGAGCTGCGCGCCATGGTCGAGGCCAACCAGCTTGCCGGGGGCGGCGATCACGAGCAGAAGTTACAGCTCGGCGAGAAGGTGAGCGCCACCGTGCGGGCGAGGGAAGCCGGCGACGCCGATCATGTGCGGCGGGCCCTCGAACCGACCGCCGAAGCGGCCTGCCCGGGGCCGGAGGGTACGGGATGGCTCGCCGACATCTCCTTCCTCGTGCACCGCGAAGCGGCCGCGGGTTTCCTGTCCGCGGTGGCCGAACTGCGCGTGGACCAGCCCCATTTGGACCTGCGGGTGCGCGGTCCGCTGCCGCCGTACAGCTTCGTCGACCCGGGACCGGCCGAGCCCGCGGGCTGA
- a CDS encoding class I SAM-dependent methyltransferase, translating to MPQETAVYTHGHHESVLRSHTWRTAANSAAYLVGSLKPHMRILDIGCGPGTITADLAALVPDGHVTGVDHAPGILDRARATAAERGLDNVEFAVADVHALDYPDDSFCVVHAHQVLQHVGDPVRALSEMRRVCAPGGIVAARDADYSAMTWYPKSPVMDDWLDLYRRVARANGGEPDAGSRLKSWALAAGFDDVTAGASTWCYSSPQERAWWSGLWADRTVASGYAGLAVEGGHADAGELRAFADGWREWGEREDGWFAVLHGEILCRK from the coding sequence ATGCCGCAGGAGACCGCCGTCTACACGCACGGACACCACGAGTCCGTCCTGCGTTCCCACACCTGGCGGACCGCTGCCAACTCGGCCGCGTACCTGGTCGGTTCGCTGAAGCCGCACATGCGGATCCTGGACATCGGCTGCGGCCCCGGCACCATCACCGCCGACCTGGCCGCGCTCGTCCCCGACGGACACGTCACGGGTGTCGACCACGCGCCCGGCATCCTGGACCGGGCCCGCGCGACGGCGGCCGAACGGGGCCTGGACAACGTGGAGTTCGCCGTAGCCGACGTGCACGCCCTGGACTACCCCGACGACTCCTTCTGTGTCGTCCACGCGCATCAGGTGCTCCAGCACGTCGGCGACCCGGTACGCGCCCTGAGCGAGATGCGGCGCGTCTGCGCACCCGGCGGCATCGTCGCCGCCCGCGACGCGGACTACTCGGCGATGACCTGGTACCCGAAATCCCCCGTCATGGACGACTGGCTGGACCTGTACCGGCGGGTGGCCCGCGCCAACGGCGGCGAGCCGGACGCGGGGAGCCGCCTCAAGTCCTGGGCCCTGGCCGCCGGTTTCGACGACGTCACCGCAGGCGCGAGCACCTGGTGCTACAGCTCGCCTCAGGAGCGCGCCTGGTGGAGCGGGCTCTGGGCGGACCGCACGGTCGCCTCCGGCTACGCGGGGCTGGCCGTGGAGGGCGGGCACGCCGACGCCGGTGAACTGCGGGCCTTCGCCGACGGCTGGCGGGAGTGGGGAGAGCGGGAGGACGGCTGGTTCGCCGTACTGCACGGCGAGATCCTCTGCCGGAAGTGA
- a CDS encoding hydrophobic protein: protein MVPILLVLLLALLLFGAGFAVKILWWIAIAVLVIWLVGFLMRSTTATGTRSRWYRW, encoded by the coding sequence ATGGTTCCCATCCTGCTTGTCCTTCTGCTGGCCCTGCTCCTCTTCGGCGCGGGGTTCGCCGTGAAGATCCTCTGGTGGATCGCCATCGCCGTACTCGTCATCTGGCTGGTCGGATTCCTGATGCGCAGCACGACGGCCACCGGGACGAGGTCCCGCTGGTACCGCTGGTAG
- a CDS encoding LapA family protein codes for MSPSSSTGGAKGGSGGGGGGGVVTPGRIVVLVVAVLTLVFIFENTHHTKIRLLIPEVTMPLWVALLGTGLIGALCGAYFMRRRK; via the coding sequence ATGAGTCCCAGCAGCTCCACGGGCGGCGCGAAGGGCGGCTCGGGCGGCGGCGGTGGCGGTGGCGTCGTGACGCCGGGCAGGATCGTCGTCCTCGTGGTCGCCGTCCTCACCCTGGTCTTCATCTTCGAGAACACCCACCACACCAAGATCAGACTCCTGATCCCCGAGGTGACCATGCCGCTGTGGGTGGCGCTTCTCGGCACAGGCCTGATCGGCGCGCTGTGCGGGGCGTACTTCATGCGGCGGCGCAAGTGA
- a CDS encoding DUF5107 domain-containing protein, with product MVIVTTTVRRDVLTLPAAPLGPENPLPPLRPLREVHTLDERGRQGLPRDMARQLGYEPLRGILPTRVLDGYGRERTDTTVDTLVVENDRLRATVLPGYGGRVHSLFHKPTGRELLYSNPVLQPAAFALNGAWFSGGIEWNIGATGHTALSCAPVHAARVTAPDGGEMLRLWEWERLRDVPFQVDLWLPEGSDFLHVGVRIRNPHEKAVPVYWWSNIAVPEECRVLAPADEAWHFGYSGALRKVPVPETDGVDRTYPPRSEYAADYFYDVPDRTRRWIAALDDEGHGLVQTSTDLLRGRKLFVWGSGAGGRRWQEWLTEPGTGGYAEIQAGLARTQLEHVRLDAEGEFAWLESYGPLSADPGPAHGSDWRAAREEAQARLADALPRGAVDEAYDAWRPCGDTEPAEVLATGSGWGALEVLRAGYKLPGTPFAESTLGPEQEPWLELLHSGAVPEPRRVAPPGPTLVAPHWRDMLETAPARPVAEYHLGVAQWHAGDLAQAVRSWERGLELAPSRWPLLRCLAVSDQDSGHIERAADRYAEAFDDLCQERRDDGALWTAASAALGREAMAVLLAAGRTAVARGVWDRLHPSTRAEGRFRLVEIQLLLAEGEKAAARAIFDEGFEVADLREGAEVLGELWRAVTDDPLPARYDFRMRAAAEE from the coding sequence ATGGTGATCGTGACGACCACCGTGCGACGTGACGTACTGACGCTGCCCGCCGCCCCGTTGGGCCCCGAGAACCCGCTGCCGCCGCTGCGGCCGCTCCGTGAAGTGCACACGCTGGACGAGCGCGGAAGACAGGGCCTGCCGCGTGACATGGCACGGCAGCTCGGGTACGAGCCGCTGCGCGGCATCCTGCCGACGCGGGTGCTCGACGGGTACGGGCGCGAGCGGACCGACACGACGGTCGACACGCTGGTCGTCGAGAACGACCGGCTGCGCGCCACCGTCCTGCCGGGTTACGGCGGCCGAGTCCACTCCCTCTTCCACAAGCCGACCGGCCGTGAACTCCTCTACAGCAACCCGGTGTTGCAGCCCGCCGCCTTCGCGCTGAACGGCGCCTGGTTCTCCGGCGGCATCGAGTGGAACATCGGCGCTACCGGCCATACGGCCCTGTCCTGCGCCCCCGTGCACGCCGCGCGGGTGACGGCGCCCGACGGCGGCGAGATGCTGCGGCTCTGGGAGTGGGAGCGGCTGCGGGACGTGCCGTTCCAGGTGGACCTGTGGCTGCCCGAAGGGTCCGACTTCCTCCACGTCGGCGTGCGGATCCGCAATCCGCACGAGAAGGCGGTGCCGGTCTACTGGTGGTCCAACATCGCGGTGCCCGAGGAGTGCCGCGTCCTCGCGCCGGCCGACGAGGCCTGGCACTTCGGCTACTCGGGTGCGCTGCGCAAGGTGCCTGTGCCGGAGACCGACGGGGTGGACCGGACGTACCCGCCGCGCAGCGAGTACGCGGCGGACTACTTCTACGACGTACCTGACCGGACGCGCCGCTGGATAGCCGCGCTCGACGACGAAGGGCACGGCCTCGTCCAGACGTCCACCGACCTGCTGCGCGGCCGCAAGCTCTTCGTGTGGGGCTCAGGCGCGGGCGGGCGGCGCTGGCAGGAGTGGCTGACGGAGCCGGGCACCGGCGGGTACGCGGAGATCCAGGCGGGCCTCGCGCGGACACAGCTGGAGCATGTACGCCTGGACGCGGAGGGCGAGTTCGCCTGGCTGGAGTCGTACGGACCGCTGTCGGCGGACCCCGGCCCGGCGCACGGCTCCGACTGGCGCGCCGCGCGCGAGGAGGCGCAGGCGCGGCTCGCGGACGCGCTGCCGCGCGGTGCGGTGGACGAGGCGTACGACGCGTGGCGGCCGTGCGGGGACACCGAGCCTGCTGAGGTGCTTGCCACCGGGTCCGGTTGGGGCGCGCTCGAAGTCCTGCGTGCCGGCTACAAGTTGCCGGGCACGCCGTTCGCCGAGTCCACGCTCGGCCCCGAACAGGAGCCGTGGCTTGAGCTGTTGCACTCCGGTGCCGTCCCCGAGCCGCGCCGCGTTGCGCCGCCGGGCCCGACCCTGGTCGCACCGCACTGGCGGGACATGCTGGAGACGGCGCCCGCGCGGCCGGTCGCGGAGTACCACCTGGGCGTGGCGCAGTGGCACGCGGGCGACCTGGCCCAGGCGGTACGGAGCTGGGAGCGCGGCCTCGAACTCGCCCCGTCACGCTGGCCGTTGCTGCGGTGCCTCGCGGTCTCCGATCAGGATTCGGGCCACATCGAGCGCGCCGCCGACCGGTACGCGGAAGCCTTCGACGACCTGTGCCAGGAGCGGCGCGACGACGGCGCGCTGTGGACGGCCGCGAGCGCCGCGCTCGGCCGGGAGGCGATGGCTGTCCTGCTCGCGGCCGGGCGCACGGCGGTGGCGCGCGGCGTGTGGGACCGCCTGCACCCCTCCACGCGGGCGGAGGGCCGCTTCCGCCTCGTCGAGATCCAACTGCTCCTGGCGGAGGGGGAGAAGGCCGCCGCGCGGGCGATTTTCGACGAGGGCTTCGAGGTGGCCGACCTGCGCGAGGGCGCCGAGGTGCTCGGCGAGCTGTGGCGCGCGGTGACGGACGACCCGCTGCCCGCCCGGTACGACTTCCGGATGCGGGCCGCTGCTGAGGAGTGA
- a CDS encoding transketolase — protein sequence MISSELAPLARQLRVDSVRAAAAAGSGHPTSSMSAADLMAVLLARHLQYDFDRPDHPGNDRFILSKGHASPLLYAAYKAAGVVSDQELLTFRAQGSRLEGHPTPRRVPWVEVATGSLGQGLPVGVGMALSGKRLDRIPYRVWVLCGDSELTEGSVWEAVEHAGYEHLDNLTAVVDVNRLGQRGPTRHAWDLDAYARRFAAFGWHVVEVEGHDLEDIDRAFQEARSTARQPTVVLARTVKGKGVAAAEDREGLHGKPLPEAEAAIEELGGVHDVRVEVRRPAAARALHATRSGHLELPRHEVGESVATRTAFGQALAALGTARGDIVALDGEVGDSTRTEYFAKEHPDRFFECYIAEQQLVAAAVGLAARGWIPYASTFAAFLTRAHDFVRMAAVSGSGINLVGSHAGVAIGQDGPSQMGLEDLAMFRAVHGSTVLYPCDAHQTGKLVAQMAGLDGVRYLRTSRGDTPVIYGPGEEFPIGGSKILRSSDADRLTLVAAGVTVHEALTAAEFLDREGIQVRVIDLYSVKPVDRATLREAAERTGCLLTVEDHRPEGGIGDAVADAFADGGPVPRLVRLAVSTMPGSASPDEQLHDAGIDAESIAAAARLLVEQAVVR from the coding sequence ATGATCAGCAGCGAACTCGCCCCACTCGCCCGGCAGTTGCGGGTCGACTCCGTCCGGGCGGCGGCCGCCGCGGGATCCGGGCACCCCACCTCCTCGATGTCCGCGGCCGACCTGATGGCGGTGCTCCTGGCGCGCCATCTGCAGTACGACTTCGACCGGCCCGACCACCCCGGCAACGACCGCTTCATCCTCTCCAAGGGGCACGCCTCGCCTCTCCTCTACGCGGCGTACAAGGCGGCGGGCGTCGTCTCCGACCAAGAGCTGCTGACCTTCCGCGCGCAGGGCAGCCGCCTCGAAGGGCACCCGACGCCGCGCCGCGTCCCCTGGGTCGAGGTCGCCACCGGGTCCCTCGGGCAGGGGCTCCCCGTGGGCGTCGGCATGGCCCTCTCGGGCAAGCGGCTCGACCGGATTCCCTACCGGGTGTGGGTGCTGTGCGGCGACAGCGAGCTGACGGAGGGCTCGGTGTGGGAGGCCGTCGAGCACGCCGGGTACGAACACCTGGACAATCTGACCGCCGTCGTCGACGTCAACCGCCTCGGGCAGCGCGGCCCCACCCGCCACGCCTGGGACCTCGACGCCTACGCCCGCCGCTTCGCCGCCTTCGGCTGGCATGTCGTCGAGGTCGAAGGCCACGACCTGGAGGACATCGACCGCGCCTTCCAGGAGGCCCGCTCCACCGCCCGGCAGCCCACGGTCGTCCTCGCCCGCACCGTCAAGGGCAAGGGCGTCGCCGCCGCCGAGGACCGCGAGGGCTTGCACGGCAAGCCGCTGCCGGAGGCGGAGGCGGCGATCGAGGAGCTGGGCGGCGTCCACGACGTACGCGTCGAGGTGCGCAGGCCCGCCGCCGCGCGGGCGCTGCACGCGACGCGCAGCGGTCATCTGGAACTGCCGCGCCACGAGGTGGGCGAATCCGTCGCCACCCGCACCGCCTTCGGCCAGGCGCTGGCCGCGCTCGGCACCGCACGCGGCGACATCGTGGCCCTGGACGGGGAGGTCGGCGACTCCACGCGGACCGAGTACTTCGCCAAGGAACACCCCGACCGCTTCTTCGAGTGCTACATCGCTGAGCAGCAACTCGTCGCCGCCGCCGTGGGGTTGGCGGCCCGCGGCTGGATCCCGTACGCGTCGACGTTCGCCGCGTTCCTCACCCGCGCCCACGACTTCGTCCGCATGGCGGCGGTCAGCGGCTCCGGCATCAACCTCGTCGGCTCCCACGCGGGCGTCGCCATCGGTCAGGACGGTCCTTCCCAGATGGGCCTCGAAGACCTGGCGATGTTCCGCGCCGTGCACGGTTCGACGGTCCTGTATCCGTGCGACGCCCACCAGACGGGCAAGCTCGTCGCCCAGATGGCCGGCCTGGACGGCGTGCGGTACCTGCGTACGTCACGTGGGGACACGCCCGTCATCTACGGGCCCGGCGAGGAGTTCCCCATCGGCGGCTCCAAGATCCTGCGCTCCTCCGACGCCGACCGGCTCACGCTCGTCGCGGCGGGCGTGACCGTGCACGAGGCGCTGACCGCGGCCGAGTTCCTGGACCGCGAGGGCATCCAGGTGCGGGTCATCGACCTGTACTCCGTCAAGCCCGTCGACCGCGCGACCCTGCGCGAGGCCGCCGAACGCACCGGCTGTCTGCTCACCGTCGAGGACCACCGGCCGGAGGGCGGCATCGGAGACGCCGTCGCTGACGCCTTCGCCGACGGGGGTCCGGTACCGCGCCTGGTACGGCTCGCGGTGAGCACGATGCCGGGCTCGGCGTCCCCCGACGAACAGCTGCACGACGCCGGTATCGACGCGGAGTCCATCGCGGCGGCGGCGCGGCTGCTCGTGGAGCAGGCGGTCGTGCGGTGA
- a CDS encoding amidohydrolase family protein, with product MTPLSRRGVLGAAAAFAGTGAAVSAGSPATASSPGGGPRPKAVVFRNVRPFGAKTPVDLTVIDGRITDGRAPRGAKVIDGGGRVALPSLVDAHIHPDKTTWGGDWVTRKPASGIADYCAQDVELFKSQARPVGERAYGLMAHAVTRGTRAMRAHVDVAPAYDLAGVEGVNAARERLRDALDVQIVAFPQHGVVRTPGTAELLEEAARSGAIDLVGGIDPISFDDAMDEQLDLVFGLADRHGVGVDIHLHDRDEKGTKVLRAIIDRTRALSLRGKVTVSHVFCLPNLSDTELGRTAADLGEQDIALTTVAPNESLVLPIAKLREHGVRVGLGSDGVRDAWSPFGNADMLHRTHILGWVTDVRLDEELTDCYRVGAHGGADVMGLDHADLKPGAPADFILVRGECLPQVLVDMPQRDMVVHGGHVVARNGELA from the coding sequence ATGACGCCTCTCTCCCGTCGCGGCGTGCTCGGCGCCGCCGCCGCGTTCGCGGGCACCGGAGCCGCCGTGTCGGCCGGTTCCCCGGCCACCGCGTCGTCGCCTGGTGGCGGCCCGCGTCCCAAGGCCGTGGTGTTCCGCAATGTCCGCCCCTTCGGCGCGAAGACCCCCGTGGACCTCACCGTCATCGACGGCCGGATCACGGACGGCCGGGCGCCCAGGGGTGCCAAGGTGATCGACGGCGGCGGCAGGGTGGCCCTACCGTCGCTCGTGGACGCCCACATCCACCCGGACAAGACGACGTGGGGCGGCGACTGGGTGACGCGGAAGCCGGCGAGCGGCATCGCCGACTACTGCGCCCAGGACGTGGAGCTGTTCAAGAGCCAGGCCCGGCCGGTCGGCGAGCGGGCGTACGGCCTGATGGCGCACGCCGTGACCCGCGGCACCCGCGCGATGCGCGCCCACGTGGACGTGGCACCGGCCTACGACCTGGCCGGTGTCGAGGGCGTGAACGCGGCCCGCGAGCGGCTGCGGGACGCCCTCGACGTGCAGATCGTGGCGTTCCCGCAGCACGGCGTTGTCCGGACCCCCGGCACGGCGGAGCTCCTGGAGGAAGCGGCACGCTCCGGCGCCATCGACCTGGTCGGCGGCATCGACCCGATCAGCTTCGACGACGCGATGGACGAACAGCTCGACTTGGTCTTCGGCCTCGCGGACCGCCACGGGGTCGGCGTGGACATCCACCTCCACGACCGCGACGAGAAGGGTACGAAGGTGCTGCGGGCCATCATCGACCGCACCCGCGCGCTCTCGCTGCGCGGCAAGGTCACGGTCAGCCACGTCTTCTGCCTTCCGAACCTGTCCGACACCGAACTGGGCAGGACGGCGGCCGACTTGGGCGAGCAGGACATCGCCCTGACGACCGTGGCGCCGAACGAGTCACTGGTCCTGCCGATCGCGAAGCTGCGCGAGCACGGCGTGCGGGTCGGGCTCGGCTCGGACGGGGTGCGCGACGCGTGGAGCCCGTTCGGCAACGCCGACATGCTGCACCGTACGCACATCCTCGGCTGGGTCACCGACGTCCGCCTCGACGAAGAGCTGACCGACTGCTACCGCGTGGGCGCGCACGGCGGCGCCGACGTGATGGGCCTGGACCACGCGGACCTGAAGCCCGGCGCCCCGGCCGACTTCATCCTCGTACGCGGGGAGTGCCTGCCGCAGGTTCTGGTGGACATGCCGCAGCGGGACATGGTGGTGCACGGAGGTCATGTCGTGGCCAGGAACGGCGAGTTGGCGTAA
- the ligD gene encoding non-homologous end-joining DNA ligase — MTSARTLRAGRRTVRLHRPDKVLFPAGGAAGHTEGAGHTKGDLADYYRAVAPFMLPHLRGRPLMLERHPDGVGGPRFMQKDTPDHYPDWITRVEVAKEGGTVTHTVCDDTATLLYLADQACLTLHRWTSRVGGTGGVTHPDRLVFDLDPAKDDFGPVREAARLLGELLDHIGLPSALMTTGSRGLHVIVPLNGRHDFDDVRAFAKDVAETLAQSRPEQFTTAARKKDRGDRLYLDVQRNAYAQTAVAPFSVRAKPGAPVAVPVAWEDLDDPALGARRWTIVDAVEQARTDPWAGLLRSGRALGPARRKLCALRG; from the coding sequence ATGACCAGTGCACGAACCCTGCGGGCGGGGCGCCGCACCGTACGGCTGCACCGGCCCGACAAGGTCCTCTTCCCGGCGGGCGGCGCAGCGGGCCACACGGAAGGAGCGGGCCACACGAAAGGGGACCTCGCCGACTACTACCGGGCCGTCGCCCCGTTCATGCTGCCCCACCTGCGCGGCCGCCCCCTGATGCTGGAGCGGCACCCGGACGGGGTCGGCGGACCCCGCTTCATGCAGAAGGACACCCCTGACCACTACCCGGACTGGATCACCCGCGTCGAGGTCGCCAAGGAGGGCGGCACCGTCACCCACACGGTGTGCGACGACACCGCCACGCTCCTCTACCTCGCCGACCAGGCCTGCCTCACGCTGCACCGCTGGACGTCCCGCGTCGGCGGCACCGGCGGGGTCACCCATCCCGACCGGCTCGTCTTCGACCTCGACCCGGCCAAGGACGACTTCGGCCCCGTCCGCGAGGCGGCACGTCTCCTGGGTGAACTGCTCGACCACATCGGACTGCCGTCCGCCCTGATGACCACGGGCTCGCGCGGGCTGCACGTCATCGTGCCCCTCAACGGCCGCCACGACTTCGACGACGTACGTGCCTTCGCCAAGGACGTCGCCGAAACCCTCGCCCAGTCCCGTCCCGAGCAGTTCACGACGGCCGCCCGCAAGAAGGACCGCGGCGACCGGCTCTATCTGGACGTGCAGCGCAACGCGTACGCGCAGACCGCCGTCGCCCCTTTCTCGGTCCGGGCCAAGCCCGGCGCCCCGGTCGCCGTGCCCGTCGCCTGGGAGGACCTCGACGATCCGGCGCTCGGCGCCCGCCGCTGGACCATCGTGGACGCCGTCGAGCAGGCCCGCACCGATCCCTGGGCGGGACTCCTGCGCTCGGGGCGCGCCCTGGGCCCGGCCCGCCGCAAGCTGTGCGCCCTGCGCGGCTGA
- a CDS encoding enolase C-terminal domain-like protein — protein MKDAVPIESPAMSAYSVPADAPEADGTFAWESTTIVIVEITAGDATGTGWTYGPASIASLVAEQLSPTVTGLDALDIPAAHAAMTKAVRNTGRPGAASSAVSAIDIALWDLKARLLEIPLVRLLGAARDEVPVYGSGGFTTYHDTHLAAQLNGWVHGQGIPRVKIKVGEAWGRAAARDVLRVRTARDVIGSQAELYVDASGGYTRKQAIRVGRVLAEHGVGWFEEPVPSDDLRGLALVRDALVCDVVAGAYGYDLAYFARLIPSVDCLQLDATRCGGLTEWLRAAALAQAHGIEVSARCAPHAHAAVGACVPNLRHIEWLHDHVRIESMFFDGALDPTGGTVRPDGGVGHGLELRRTEEVEEYRVA, from the coding sequence ATGAAGGACGCAGTGCCCATCGAAAGCCCCGCCATGTCCGCCTACTCGGTCCCCGCGGACGCCCCCGAGGCGGACGGCACCTTCGCGTGGGAGAGCACGACCATCGTGATCGTCGAGATCACCGCGGGCGACGCGACGGGCACGGGCTGGACCTACGGTCCCGCGTCCATCGCCTCCCTGGTGGCCGAGCAGCTCTCCCCGACCGTCACCGGCCTCGACGCGCTCGACATCCCCGCGGCGCACGCGGCGATGACGAAGGCCGTCCGCAACACCGGCCGCCCCGGAGCCGCGTCGAGCGCGGTCTCGGCGATCGACATCGCCCTGTGGGACCTGAAGGCACGTCTCCTCGAGATTCCGCTCGTACGCCTCCTGGGCGCGGCCCGCGACGAGGTCCCCGTCTACGGGAGCGGCGGCTTCACGACGTACCACGACACGCATCTGGCGGCCCAGCTGAACGGCTGGGTGCACGGCCAGGGCATTCCCCGCGTCAAGATCAAGGTCGGCGAGGCCTGGGGGCGGGCGGCGGCCCGCGATGTGCTGCGGGTGCGCACCGCGCGTGACGTCATCGGCTCGCAGGCCGAGTTGTACGTCGACGCGAGCGGCGGCTACACCCGCAAGCAGGCGATCCGGGTGGGCCGGGTGCTCGCCGAGCACGGTGTGGGCTGGTTCGAGGAGCCGGTGCCTTCGGACGACCTGCGGGGGCTCGCGCTGGTGCGGGACGCGCTGGTCTGCGACGTGGTGGCCGGCGCGTACGGCTACGACCTCGCGTACTTCGCTCGGTTGATCCCCTCCGTGGACTGCCTCCAGCTGGATGCGACGCGCTGCGGCGGCCTGACCGAGTGGCTGCGCGCCGCGGCCCTCGCGCAGGCGCACGGAATCGAGGTCTCGGCCCGCTGTGCCCCGCACGCGCATGCGGCGGTCGGCGCGTGCGTACCGAATCTCCGGCACATCGAGTGGCTCCACGACCACGTACGGATCGAGTCGATGTTCTTCGACGGCGCCCTCGACCCGACGGGCGGCACAGTCCGCCCCGACGGCGGCGTCGGCCACGGCCTGGAACTGCGGCGCACGGAGGAGGTCGAGGAATACCGGGTCGCGTGA
- a CDS encoding VOC family protein, which yields MEILGATLRICVEDLESSVAFYERLAGGTAQRFEREGVSVAAVGCFLLMSGPERELEILRKVSATIAVPDVDEAYTVLNASGARVIAGPVPTPVGRNLIAVHPDGTVFEYADRRPAT from the coding sequence ATGGAGATCCTGGGAGCCACGCTGCGTATCTGCGTCGAGGACCTGGAGTCCTCGGTCGCCTTCTACGAACGCCTCGCGGGCGGTACCGCGCAGCGTTTCGAGCGGGAGGGCGTCTCGGTCGCGGCGGTCGGCTGCTTTCTGTTGATGAGCGGGCCCGAGCGTGAGCTGGAGATCCTCCGGAAGGTCTCGGCGACGATCGCGGTACCGGACGTCGACGAGGCGTACACCGTCCTGAACGCGTCCGGCGCCCGTGTCATCGCGGGCCCCGTCCCGACGCCGGTGGGCCGCAACCTCATCGCGGTGCACCCGGACGGCACGGTCTTCGAGTACGCGGACCGGCGCCCCGCGACCTGA